CACGGCCGGGCCGCGGGCCGCCCGGTAGGCGGCCAGGAAGCGGGTCCAGGCGTCGGGCGGCAGGAGCCCGCAGGCGTACCAGGCGGCGGGGCGGGCCAGGTCCCAGGCGGGGACGCCGAGCCCCAGGTCGTCCACGTCGATCAGCCGCCACGGTCCGTCGGGGGCGGGGTGCCGGACCAGTTGGCCGAGATGGAGATCGCCGTGGCACAGGGCGGGCGGGCCGGGCATCGGGGCCTCGTCGCGGGCCCACGCGGGGAGGGTGCCCCAGGCGTCGAGGACGGGGCGGGCGGCGTCGTGGGACCCGGTGCGCAGGGCGGCGCGCAGCCGGGCGACGGCGCGGGCGGCCTTGGCGGGACCGCGCATCGGCGGGAGCGGGGGCGGGGCGGTGCCGTGCAGGCGGGCGAGGAGGGTGGCGGTGGCCTCCCAGGGGGCGGCGCCGGGATCGTCCGGGTCCACGGGGGTGCCGTAGGGCCAGCGGGTGACGAGGCGGTCGTGCAGACGGGCGGGGGCGGGGGTGAGCGGGGGCAGCAGGATGCCGGGGAGCCGCGCCGCCGTCTCCAGGCGCCGGGCGAGGTGGCCGGGGTCGGTGCCCGGGGCGTGGGCCTTGGCGACGGTGCCGGCCACCCGGACGACGGTGGCGTCGGGGCGGTCGGCGAGGGTGACGGGGGTGCCG
This Streptomyces misionensis DNA region includes the following protein-coding sequences:
- a CDS encoding phosphotransferase family protein is translated as MNILSALTAHVRADGTPVTLADRPDATVVRVAGTVAKAHAPGTDPGHLARRLETAARLPGILLPPLTPAPARLHDRLVTRWPYGTPVDPDDPGAAPWEATATLLARLHGTAPPPLPPMRGPAKAARAVARLRAALRTGSHDAARPVLDAWGTLPAWARDEAPMPGPPALCHGDLHLGQLVRHPAPDGPWRLIDVDDLGLGVPAWDLARPAAWYACGLLPPDAWTRFLAAYRAARGPAVPADGDPWPALEVPARALTVQTAALAITKALVADRPLDEAERALVDACARMTAVPYTT